One part of the Spiroplasma turonicum genome encodes these proteins:
- the tig gene encoding trigger factor, protein MKFSAKKEIEKGLGYWTVVIEGDKWVDAVKKGKNKVAASIEIPGFRKGKAPKEKIEKYVTPVKYLNAALQSVLDNAWKFALEQNSEIKPFNSPVPTPKKINDEYCEIDFIFDLKPEINIVEYKGLKDNELKKEEIKVSKEDLDKAIDQYRDKFSLEKDKEKDAKISKGDVVTFDFEGFIDGVAFPGGKGLDFKLDIGSGKMVPGFEDQMIGKKLGECKIKVTFPKDYTPELSEKNAEFVLNIKSIKEKILPNKDDELAKDLNIPNVNTYKELESYIKSQIKEQKETQLKTIFVNKVIELISKNSTIEIPKSVIDKEVDNLYKEFEAKVQGQKITMKDYKKQTGLTDDNIREELRNDAIKRLESYLITDKVRNTEKFEVSDDEIKTKYEKLAKSFGVEPDYIKNNLLPIDHIKEEIIKEKIINFLYENNG, encoded by the coding sequence ATGAAATTTAGTGCAAAAAAAGAAATAGAAAAGGGTTTGGGTTATTGAACTGTTGTAATAGAAGGAGATAAATGAGTTGATGCTGTAAAAAAAGGTAAAAACAAAGTAGCTGCATCAATTGAAATACCAGGATTTAGAAAAGGTAAGGCTCCAAAAGAGAAGATTGAAAAATATGTTACTCCTGTTAAATATCTAAATGCTGCTTTACAATCTGTACTTGATAATGCATGAAAATTTGCATTAGAACAGAATTCGGAAATAAAACCTTTTAATTCGCCAGTACCTACACCAAAAAAAATTAATGATGAATATTGCGAAATTGATTTTATTTTTGACTTAAAACCTGAAATTAATATTGTTGAATATAAAGGTTTAAAAGATAATGAACTTAAAAAAGAAGAAATTAAAGTTTCCAAAGAAGATTTAGATAAGGCTATTGATCAATACAGGGATAAATTTTCATTAGAAAAAGATAAAGAAAAAGATGCAAAAATTTCAAAAGGAGATGTTGTTACATTTGATTTTGAAGGATTTATTGATGGTGTTGCATTCCCAGGTGGTAAGGGACTTGATTTTAAACTTGATATTGGTAGTGGAAAAATGGTTCCAGGTTTCGAAGATCAAATGATAGGAAAAAAACTTGGAGAATGTAAAATAAAAGTTACATTTCCTAAAGATTACACTCCTGAATTATCAGAAAAAAATGCTGAATTTGTTTTAAATATCAAATCTATTAAAGAAAAAATATTACCTAATAAGGATGATGAATTAGCAAAAGATTTAAACATACCAAATGTTAATACTTATAAAGAATTAGAAAGTTATATTAAGTCTCAAATTAAAGAACAAAAAGAAACTCAATTAAAAACAATATTTGTAAATAAGGTTATTGAATTAATATCAAAAAACTCTACAATTGAAATACCAAAATCAGTTATTGATAAAGAAGTAGATAATTTATATAAAGAGTTTGAAGCAAAAGTTCAAGGTCAAAAAATAACAATGAAGGATTATAAAAAACAAACTGGATTAACAGACGATAATATTCGTGAAGAACTTAGAAATGATGCTATTAAAAGACTTGAAAGTTACTTGATTACTGATAAAGTTAGAAACACAGAAAAATTTGAAGTATCAGATGATGAAATTAAAACCAAGTATGAAAAGTTAGCTAAATCATTTGGCGTTGAGCCAGATTATATTAAAAATAATTTACTTCCAATTGATCATATTAAAGAAGAAATTATTAAAGAAAAAATCATTAATTTTTTATATGAAAATAATGGATAA
- a CDS encoding ABC transporter ATP-binding protein, with amino-acid sequence MDVNGKLDNLNYIESSRISPTKNNKKKITADEKLYNFMKKKHTLKFFKIVMVYGFKHKALFFTVISVVIFSALLVSINSLLINITLNQAQYDFAIKNGQIAGKNYNLYWYYWLSITIADLVLLYICTFIRNFCSIILAVTIEVELRKLTINRLLEYDISYYSDKKTGKLMTKLVGDTNIIGNEISGLVSWIIQAPLVIIFGTTVLFFVDVYLALISSISVYLLGFIIIMITISYQKKVSIVRDVISDINGDVVDRINAIKLVKSSATRIYEENRIKKLHNPYIKVFRPISKIDGTLLAILIASDVLINLLVISSAALLYGNEDINKFITVIIPITTAMTGLTRPLWQIAAIVPGLSRASASSIKIYEVIFKDPILSDNEENGLLFDQNINTIEFRDVKFNYPEKPEINIVPNLKLNFEKGKSYAFVGETGSGKSTISKLLLRFYDPTEGCILINDVNLKDLNLRSYLSRVGYVEQEPQIIYGSVYDNVRYGFFNASDEEVHEACRKAQVHNIIMSWPENYNTILGERGLLLSGGQKQRLVIARMILRNPELLVLDEATSALDNIVEREIQSQLDELMKDKTTVIIAHRLTTIKNVDKIFVLESGKGVIQEGNYKQLINKPGRFKDLHDAANS; translated from the coding sequence ATGGATGTAAATGGTAAATTAGATAACTTAAATTATATTGAATCATCAAGAATTAGTCCAACTAAAAATAATAAAAAGAAGATTACTGCTGATGAAAAATTGTATAATTTTATGAAGAAAAAACATACTTTAAAGTTTTTTAAAATAGTTATGGTATACGGGTTTAAACATAAAGCATTGTTTTTTACAGTAATAAGTGTAGTCATCTTTAGCGCTTTACTTGTAAGCATAAACTCATTATTAATTAATATAACTTTAAATCAAGCTCAATATGATTTTGCAATTAAAAATGGACAAATAGCAGGAAAAAATTATAACTTATATTGATATTATTGATTAAGTATAACGATTGCTGATTTAGTATTGCTGTATATTTGTACATTTATACGAAACTTCTGTTCAATTATATTAGCTGTAACTATTGAAGTTGAGTTGAGAAAGTTAACAATTAATAGATTACTTGAATATGACATATCTTATTATTCTGACAAAAAAACGGGTAAGTTAATGACTAAATTAGTAGGAGATACAAATATTATTGGTAATGAAATTTCAGGTCTTGTTTCTTGAATTATCCAAGCACCATTGGTTATTATTTTTGGAACAACAGTTTTATTCTTTGTTGATGTTTATTTGGCATTAATATCATCAATAAGTGTTTACTTGTTAGGATTTATAATTATAATGATTACAATAAGTTATCAAAAAAAAGTTTCTATTGTTCGTGATGTTATATCAGACATAAATGGTGATGTTGTTGATAGGATAAATGCCATTAAGTTAGTTAAATCATCAGCTACAAGAATATATGAAGAAAATAGAATAAAGAAACTTCATAATCCATATATTAAAGTTTTTAGACCAATATCAAAAATAGATGGTACTTTATTAGCAATTTTAATAGCATCTGATGTTTTAATAAACTTACTTGTTATATCCTCAGCAGCTTTATTGTATGGAAATGAAGATATAAATAAATTCATAACAGTTATTATTCCAATAACAACTGCAATGACTGGATTAACTAGACCTTTATGACAAATTGCTGCAATTGTACCAGGTCTTTCAAGAGCTTCCGCTTCATCAATTAAAATATATGAAGTAATATTTAAAGACCCAATATTATCAGATAATGAAGAAAATGGTTTATTATTTGATCAAAACATTAATACTATTGAATTTAGAGATGTAAAATTTAATTATCCTGAAAAACCTGAAATTAATATTGTACCAAACTTAAAACTTAACTTTGAAAAGGGTAAAAGTTATGCTTTTGTAGGAGAAACTGGTAGTGGTAAATCTACTATTTCAAAATTATTATTAAGATTCTATGATCCTACTGAGGGTTGTATTTTAATAAATGATGTTAATTTAAAAGATTTAAATTTAAGGAGTTACTTAAGTCGTGTTGGTTATGTTGAACAAGAACCACAAATTATATATGGATCAGTTTATGACAATGTTAGATATGGATTTTTCAATGCAAGTGATGAAGAAGTTCATGAAGCTTGTAGAAAAGCACAAGTTCATAATATTATAATGAGTTGACCTGAAAATTATAATACTATTTTAGGGGAAAGAGGATTATTATTATCAGGTGGTCAAAAACAAAGATTAGTAATTGCAAGAATGATTTTAAGAAATCCTGAGTTATTAGTATTAGATGAAGCTACAAGTGCACTTGATAACATTGTTGAACGTGAAATACAATCTCAGTTAGATGAATTAATGAAAGATAAAACAACAGTTATTATTGCCCATAGACTAACAACTATAAAGAATGTTGATAAAATTTTTGTATTAGAATCAGGTAAAGGTGTAATTCAAGAAGGTAATTATAAGCAATTAATTAATAAACCAGGAAGATTTAAGGATTTGCATGATGCTGCTAATTCATAG
- a CDS encoding ABC transporter ATP-binding protein has translation MSANLAIEMKNITMIFNKKIIANNKINLKVKKGEIHAIIGENGAGKSTLMSILFGMYTPTFGEIYINGQAQVITSPIKANNLGIGMVHQHFKLIDTYPFWKNISLGSEKTYFNIFVNKSETIKKISEIMIRYNLNIDLLKKPINSSVASQQKAEILKALYRDSDILIFDEPTAVLTPQEIEGFLEVLIALKKSGKTIIFITHKMAEIKKVADTATVLRNGEVVNSFNVADTDVEQFAQAMVGRKLKNIHNTYKEIRKDIVLKVENLSVLNQNNHKVEALKNFSLEVSKGEIVSIAGVEGNGQAELVNTITGLSKIKKGKIYVNNHLINKVSISKRYSKYRMSHIPEDRHKHGLVLDSDLINNMVLQDISSNKFSNFGFINFNAVQEYGQKIVEKYDVRNSQSGFAIARQLSGGNQQKAIVGRELERDSDLIIIFQPTRGLDIGSIEFIHSQIINAKNSGKAILLVSYELSEVLALSDRVVVLNSGNKVGELIGKEINIDKIGLMMMGEKV, from the coding sequence ATGAGCGCTAATTTAGCAATTGAAATGAAAAATATAACAATGATTTTTAATAAAAAAATCATTGCAAATAATAAAATAAATTTAAAAGTTAAAAAAGGTGAAATACATGCAATAATTGGTGAAAATGGTGCTGGTAAATCAACATTAATGTCAATTCTTTTTGGTATGTACACACCTACATTTGGTGAAATATATATTAATGGCCAAGCACAAGTTATAACTAGTCCAATTAAAGCAAATAATCTTGGAATTGGAATGGTTCATCAACATTTTAAACTAATTGATACTTACCCTTTTTGAAAAAATATTTCTTTAGGTAGTGAGAAAACTTATTTTAATATTTTTGTCAATAAGTCAGAAACTATTAAAAAAATTTCAGAAATAATGATTAGATACAATCTTAATATTGATTTATTAAAAAAGCCAATTAATTCTTCTGTTGCATCTCAACAAAAAGCAGAAATTTTAAAGGCTTTATATAGAGACTCAGATATATTAATTTTTGATGAACCAACTGCAGTTTTAACGCCACAAGAAATTGAAGGATTCTTAGAAGTTTTAATTGCATTAAAAAAAAGCGGCAAAACAATTATCTTTATTACTCACAAAATGGCAGAAATAAAAAAAGTTGCAGATACTGCAACAGTGTTAAGAAATGGTGAGGTAGTTAATTCTTTCAATGTTGCAGATACTGATGTTGAACAATTTGCTCAAGCAATGGTTGGAAGAAAATTAAAAAACATACATAATACTTATAAGGAAATTAGAAAAGATATTGTCTTAAAAGTTGAAAATCTAAGCGTTTTAAATCAAAACAATCATAAAGTTGAAGCATTAAAAAATTTCTCATTAGAAGTTTCTAAAGGTGAAATAGTTTCTATTGCTGGTGTCGAAGGAAATGGACAAGCGGAATTAGTTAATACAATAACAGGTCTTTCAAAAATAAAAAAAGGTAAAATTTATGTCAATAATCATTTAATAAACAAAGTATCTATAAGTAAAAGATATAGTAAGTATAGAATGAGTCATATACCAGAAGATAGACACAAACATGGTTTAGTTTTGGATAGTGATCTTATAAATAATATGGTATTACAAGATATATCTTCTAATAAATTTAGTAACTTTGGCTTCATAAATTTTAATGCAGTTCAAGAATATGGACAAAAAATTGTAGAAAAATATGATGTAAGAAACTCTCAATCTGGTTTTGCAATTGCAAGACAATTATCTGGTGGTAATCAACAAAAAGCAATTGTAGGAAGAGAACTTGAACGAGACAGTGATCTTATAATAATATTTCAACCAACTAGAGGTTTAGATATTGGATCAATTGAATTTATACACTCACAAATTATTAATGCTAAAAACTCTGGTAAGGCAATTTTATTAGTTTCTTATGAATTATCTGAAGTTCTTGCATTGTCAGATAGAGTTGTTGTATTGAACTCAGGTAATAAAGTTGGTGAGTTAATTGGTAAAGAAATTAACATTGATAAAATTGGTTTAATGATGATGGGGGAGAAAGTATAA
- a CDS encoding ABC transporter permease, with amino-acid sequence MKVNTKLWIKKQHFLNFFSSEKNKGKLGIIKASILSILFGLLIGIIIIFINGENGFQFIFSSIDYSLQSSTSSFLPKTINYFSTYALMGIGLALGFKIGIFNMGGTGQAVIGMALSVLAIGNKADSTGMDFKDVDNSFVIAVFFIFIFSGMAVSLISGILKVSFNIHEVVTTVMLNWIVWIFANWLFDRSSWNWSTNHTTERLNTNWLSIGDNVWIFGVILTIISVLILYILVNLTTFGYKFKVSGKQPTAAKYAGINMKYFVILTTALQGVFISLGGFIYYMTIELSLTTGKISELPSIGFDAIPIALVAFSNFFGILPVAFLWAILKNGSDIAKSIEFPLLSKDVSNLVFGAITYGAGISALFYKLNIYNYFYKRFFILYSYEFKKTWMISNSKLYSLRKQRLLLLSNKDLIEIKKEIKNFKINNKKTLAKDEYINSLSKLQINYKNQKKELKQLFSYNIKTEKENLNFIWENKINTFKTYSLKGYKKREKNLLVLKKYEILNKFILFVNQNINELRELKKEYRNFNLNNRKNKELILQNRLDYKNKKKMLISKMHEKSYLEIQNYNLYKKELLEKCKSNVQDIKDNLKNLNTVYKNKLLNTSKDKNNKKPFYELDSFKLKEEHYNKRIEVVKKYGI; translated from the coding sequence ATGAAAGTTAACACTAAATTATGAATAAAAAAACAACACTTCTTAAATTTCTTCTCTTCAGAAAAAAACAAAGGTAAGTTAGGGATTATAAAAGCTTCAATTTTATCAATTTTATTTGGATTATTAATCGGAATTATAATTATTTTTATTAATGGTGAAAATGGTTTTCAATTTATCTTCTCTTCAATTGATTATTCATTACAATCAAGTACATCATCATTTTTACCTAAAACAATTAATTACTTTTCTACATATGCATTAATGGGTATTGGATTAGCACTTGGTTTTAAAATAGGTATATTTAACATGGGTGGAACAGGACAGGCTGTTATAGGTATGGCTTTAAGTGTTCTTGCAATTGGTAATAAAGCAGACTCAACTGGTATGGATTTTAAGGATGTTGACAATTCTTTTGTAATTGCTGTATTCTTTATATTTATATTTTCAGGAATGGCAGTATCTTTAATATCTGGAATATTAAAAGTAAGTTTCAATATTCATGAAGTTGTTACAACTGTTATGTTAAATTGAATTGTATGAATTTTTGCTAATTGATTATTTGATAGAAGTAGTTGAAATTGAAGCACTAATCACACTACTGAAAGATTAAATACTAATTGACTTTCTATAGGTGATAATGTATGAATATTTGGGGTAATTTTAACAATAATATCAGTTTTAATTTTATATATATTAGTAAATCTAACAACATTTGGCTATAAATTTAAAGTTTCAGGTAAACAACCAACAGCTGCAAAATATGCAGGAATAAATATGAAATATTTTGTAATATTAACAACCGCATTACAAGGAGTATTTATTAGCTTGGGTGGGTTTATATATTATATGACTATTGAGTTAAGTTTAACAACTGGAAAAATATCAGAATTACCTTCAATAGGATTTGATGCTATACCCATTGCATTGGTTGCATTTAGTAATTTTTTTGGTATTTTACCAGTCGCATTTTTATGAGCTATTTTAAAAAATGGTTCAGACATTGCAAAATCAATTGAGTTTCCATTGCTTTCAAAAGATGTTTCTAACTTAGTTTTTGGAGCAATTACATATGGTGCTGGTATATCAGCATTATTCTATAAACTTAATATTTATAATTATTTTTATAAGAGATTTTTTATTTTATATAGCTATGAGTTTAAAAAAACTTGAATGATTAGTAATTCTAAATTATACAGTTTAAGAAAACAAAGATTATTATTGTTATCTAATAAAGACTTAATAGAAATTAAAAAAGAAATAAAAAACTTTAAAATTAATAATAAAAAAACTTTAGCGAAAGATGAATATATAAACTCTCTCTCAAAATTACAAATTAATTATAAAAATCAAAAAAAAGAGCTAAAACAATTATTTAGTTACAATATTAAAACTGAAAAAGAAAACTTAAACTTTATTTGAGAAAATAAAATAAACACATTTAAAACTTATTCTTTAAAAGGTTATAAAAAAAGAGAAAAAAATTTATTGGTGCTGAAGAAATATGAAATACTAAACAAATTTATATTATTTGTTAATCAAAATATTAATGAATTAAGAGAACTTAAAAAAGAATATAGAAACTTTAATTTAAATAATAGAAAGAATAAAGAATTAATTTTACAAAATCGTTTAGATTACAAAAACAAAAAGAAAATGTTGATAAGCAAAATGCATGAAAAAAGTTATTTAGAAATACAAAATTACAACTTATATAAAAAAGAATTATTAGAAAAATGTAAATCAAATGTTCAGGATATCAAAGATAATCTTAAAAATTTAAATACAGTTTATAAAAATAAATTACTTAACACTTCAAAAGACAAAAATAATAAAAAACCTTTTTATGAACTTGATAGTTTTAAACTTAAAGAAGAACATTATAATAAAAGAATTGAGGTGGTTAAAAAATATGGCATCTAA
- the lon gene encoding endopeptidase La, which yields MSNQRLPMLVTRGSYVYPTFEQILEIGRDKTTFAVKEAVEKHEGQILIVSQKKPLEDDPLIKDLYTFGILANVKIKKEWKDGTLTVNIKSLSRVELLNIELDAFYTSEYEIKEPQKSEDKEALKKITKYIKAMINSQEEFPAEIEEVLKMASANADPNFIVDSAAHLMTFMPINKKQAILEELDPVKRIEIINDFLDEKRQSADIESSISKKIKSRVDEQQREFYLREKLKAIKEELGDMDGEGDDLKKYRSRLENEPFPDNIKKRVSQEIDRYEGLPAASSEANIIRTYIDWMMQTPWWQKTKEKTDLKYAKEILDKYHYGLDKVKERIIEYLAVKQNTNSVKGQIITLVGPPGVGKTSLAKSISEAMGREFIKVALGGIKDESEIRGHRKTYIGAMPGRIIQGMKRAGVKNPVFLLDEVDKMASDYRGDPASAMLEVLDPEQNSKFSDHYLEEEYDLSDVVFIATANYPENIPEALYDRMEIIELSSYTEIEKMKIAKEYLVPKVLSDHAITSEQVSFTEEGISEIIKHYTREAGVRQLERWIASIARKFVVKMLNKELDKLVVTPKVVNELLKKRIFEHTEKDKESQIGVVTGLAYTQFGGDILPIEVNHFPGKGGLILTGKLGDVMKESATIAYDFVKSNYKAFNIPKEVFSENDVHIHVPEGAVPKDGPSAGITLTTAIISALTNKPVPKDLGMTGEITLRGLVFPIGGLREKSISAHRSGLKKIIIPIKNKKDIEDIPDEVKKDLEINLVQKYSEVYEAVFNDKLKELEKELPISSSNNDNVTEKSH from the coding sequence ATGTCAAATCAGAGATTACCTATGTTAGTGACAAGGGGTAGTTATGTTTACCCAACTTTCGAGCAAATACTTGAAATTGGTCGAGACAAAACAACTTTTGCCGTTAAAGAGGCAGTTGAAAAACACGAAGGACAAATTCTAATAGTTTCTCAAAAAAAACCATTAGAAGATGACCCTCTTATAAAAGATTTGTATACATTTGGTATATTAGCAAACGTTAAAATTAAGAAGGAATGAAAAGATGGTACATTAACCGTTAATATAAAATCATTATCAAGAGTAGAACTTTTAAATATTGAACTTGATGCATTTTATACATCTGAATATGAAATAAAAGAACCTCAAAAATCTGAAGATAAAGAAGCACTGAAAAAAATAACTAAGTACATTAAAGCAATGATAAATTCACAAGAAGAGTTCCCTGCTGAAATTGAGGAAGTTTTAAAAATGGCATCAGCAAATGCAGATCCAAACTTTATTGTTGATAGTGCAGCACATTTAATGACTTTTATGCCGATAAATAAAAAACAAGCTATTTTAGAAGAGTTAGATCCAGTTAAAAGAATTGAAATTATAAATGATTTCTTGGATGAAAAAAGACAGTCTGCAGATATTGAATCATCAATAAGTAAGAAAATAAAGTCTAGAGTTGATGAACAACAAAGAGAATTTTACTTAAGAGAAAAATTGAAAGCAATTAAAGAAGAACTTGGTGATATGGACGGTGAAGGTGATGATTTGAAGAAATATCGTAGTCGCCTTGAAAATGAACCCTTCCCAGATAATATTAAAAAAAGAGTCAGTCAAGAAATTGATAGATATGAAGGATTGCCAGCTGCATCATCAGAAGCGAATATTATAAGAACATATATTGATTGAATGATGCAAACACCTTGGTGACAAAAGACTAAAGAAAAAACTGATTTAAAGTACGCAAAAGAAATTTTAGATAAATATCATTATGGTTTAGATAAAGTTAAAGAGAGAATAATTGAGTACCTTGCTGTAAAACAAAATACCAATTCTGTAAAAGGACAAATAATTACATTAGTAGGTCCCCCAGGTGTTGGTAAAACTAGTTTAGCAAAATCAATATCTGAAGCAATGGGTAGAGAGTTCATTAAGGTAGCATTAGGTGGTATTAAAGATGAATCAGAAATTAGAGGTCATAGAAAAACCTATATAGGAGCAATGCCAGGTAGAATTATTCAAGGTATGAAAAGAGCGGGTGTTAAAAACCCTGTATTCTTACTAGACGAAGTTGATAAAATGGCTAGTGATTATCGAGGTGACCCAGCATCAGCTATGTTAGAAGTACTTGATCCAGAACAAAACTCAAAATTTTCAGATCATTATTTAGAAGAAGAATATGATTTAAGTGATGTTGTTTTTATAGCAACTGCTAACTATCCAGAAAATATTCCTGAAGCTTTATATGATAGAATGGAAATAATTGAGTTATCAAGTTATACTGAAATTGAAAAAATGAAAATTGCAAAAGAGTACTTAGTTCCAAAGGTATTAAGTGATCATGCAATCACTTCTGAACAAGTATCATTTACTGAAGAAGGTATAAGTGAAATTATTAAGCATTATACAAGAGAAGCTGGTGTTAGACAATTAGAAAGATGAATTGCATCAATTGCTAGAAAGTTTGTTGTTAAAATGTTAAATAAAGAACTTGATAAACTAGTTGTAACTCCAAAAGTTGTTAATGAATTATTAAAGAAAAGAATATTTGAACATACTGAAAAAGATAAAGAATCCCAAATTGGAGTTGTTACAGGTCTTGCATATACTCAGTTCGGTGGTGATATTTTACCAATTGAAGTTAATCATTTCCCTGGTAAAGGTGGTTTAATACTAACAGGTAAATTAGGAGATGTAATGAAAGAGTCTGCAACAATTGCATACGATTTTGTAAAATCTAATTATAAAGCATTTAACATTCCTAAAGAGGTTTTCTCAGAAAATGATGTTCACATACACGTTCCAGAAGGTGCTGTACCAAAAGATGGTCCAAGTGCTGGAATAACATTAACAACTGCAATTATTTCTGCATTAACCAATAAACCTGTTCCTAAAGATTTGGGAATGACAGGTGAAATTACTTTACGAGGATTAGTGTTCCCAATTGGTGGACTAAGAGAAAAATCAATTTCTGCACACAGAAGTGGATTAAAAAAAATAATTATTCCAATTAAAAATAAAAAGGATATAGAAGATATTCCTGATGAAGTTAAAAAGGATTTAGAAATTAATTTAGTGCAAAAATATTCAGAAGTATACGAAGCTGTTTTCAATGATAAATTAAAAGAACTTGAAAAAGAATTGCCAATTAGTAGCTCAAATAATGATAATGTAACTGAAAAATCTCACTAA
- a CDS encoding replication-associated recombination protein A codes for MNKPLSLILRPETIDDIVGQNHLLNEYDGLINKMIVNNFLTNIIFYGPPGVGKTSLAISLANDLKCNFDFFNASNDKKEKLQSLIKSANEKQLVLIIDEFHRMNKNIQDYLLEFIESKKVIVFITTTENPYFVINPAIRSRCTILKLKELDSKDIFEGLKKIIIKLKLNLKIEESGLLDISERSNGDFRFAINILEIIKELYSDKVIDKSFTSSLEFLKSAKGSSYGDEFHDLKSAFQKSIRGSDVDASLHYFSRLLEIGDYETLMRRMIIIAYEDIGLANPTIPVRVYNACNAFRQIGMPEGRIILGLAVIEMALSEKSNSSILAIDSAISDIKNNNVPEIPSFLRDNNYNYSSKFNETNNYKYAHDYENDYVDQQYMPTKLKNKQYFKPKLHSNYEKKLIDIYNRFTNKTKK; via the coding sequence ATGAATAAACCATTAAGTTTAATATTAAGACCAGAAACAATTGATGATATTGTTGGTCAAAATCATTTATTAAATGAGTATGATGGCTTAATTAATAAAATGATAGTTAATAATTTCTTAACTAATATTATATTTTATGGACCTCCTGGTGTTGGCAAAACTTCATTAGCAATTTCTTTAGCAAATGATTTAAAATGTAATTTTGATTTTTTTAATGCGTCCAATGATAAAAAGGAAAAACTTCAAAGTCTTATAAAATCAGCTAATGAAAAGCAATTAGTATTAATAATAGATGAGTTTCATAGAATGAATAAAAATATTCAAGATTATCTTTTAGAGTTTATTGAATCTAAAAAAGTAATAGTTTTTATAACTACAACAGAGAACCCATACTTTGTTATAAACCCTGCAATTAGAAGTCGATGTACAATTTTAAAATTAAAAGAATTAGATAGTAAAGATATATTTGAAGGTCTAAAAAAAATAATTATTAAATTAAAATTAAATTTAAAAATTGAAGAAAGTGGGTTATTAGATATATCAGAAAGATCCAATGGTGATTTTAGATTCGCGATTAATATTTTAGAAATTATTAAAGAATTATATAGTGATAAAGTAATTGATAAAAGTTTTACATCATCTCTTGAATTCTTAAAAAGTGCAAAAGGTTCAAGTTATGGCGATGAATTTCATGATTTAAAATCTGCCTTTCAAAAATCTATTAGAGGTAGTGATGTTGATGCTTCATTACATTATTTTTCAAGATTATTAGAAATTGGTGACTATGAAACACTAATGAGAAGAATGATTATAATTGCGTATGAAGATATAGGATTAGCAAATCCAACTATTCCTGTAAGAGTATATAACGCTTGTAATGCTTTTAGGCAAATTGGTATGCCAGAGGGTAGAATAATATTAGGTTTAGCAGTAATTGAAATGGCATTAAGTGAAAAATCAAACTCTAGTATTTTAGCAATTGACAGTGCAATAAGTGATATAAAAAATAACAATGTTCCTGAAATACCAAGTTTTTTAAGAGATAATAATTATAATTATTCTTCTAAATTTAATGAAACTAATAACTACAAATATGCTCATGATTATGAAAATGATTATGTTGACCAACAATATATGCCAACTAAATTAAAAAATAAGCAGTATTTCAAACCAAAACTACATAGTAATTATGAAAAAAAATTAATTGATATTTATAATAGGTTTACTAATAAAACCAAAAAATAG